A window from Candidatus Methylomirabilota bacterium encodes these proteins:
- the infA gene encoding translation initiation factor IF-1: MPKEEAIEVEGTVIEPLPNAMFRVELETGHKVLAHVSGKMRMHFIRILPGDKVIVELSPYDLTRGRIIYRYK, translated from the coding sequence ATGCCGAAGGAAGAGGCGATTGAAGTTGAGGGGACCGTCATTGAGCCGCTACCGAATGCCATGTTTCGAGTAGAACTGGAAACGGGACATAAAGTCCTTGCGCACGTGTCCGGAAAGATGCGCATGCATTTCATTCGGATTCTACCGGGAGATAAGGTGATTGTAGAGCTTTCTCCGTACGACCTGACCCGAGGGCGGATCATTTACCGGTATAAG